In Oncorhynchus tshawytscha isolate Ot180627B linkage group LG28, Otsh_v2.0, whole genome shotgun sequence, a genomic segment contains:
- the pif1 gene encoding ATP-dependent DNA helicase PIF1 has protein sequence MMQGDDGAQLQCSVVVERLNSSGQATKRQVIRKAAVLLGRNEFQEIILRVHNGKVPESYTLKEFQLFTRFAKDGKCTVKLLPENVQVLISDCPPHLLNIFLKTLSIKHQAWQTSKPMTDREKLKACLPRSFETISPLQQKDVQKANELRSKVNAPVLSKGLVVRTGNKMTGGPQGQQVKRQRTDCDSSPLKALHPSKKPTLSLPAARKLNKEQAAVLSAVLSGKNVFFTGSAGTGKSFLLKRIVGSLPPKSTYATASTGVAACHIGGTTLHNFAGIGSGSAPLEQCIELAQRPGVLQHWTSCRHLIIDEISMVEAQFFDKLEAIARCLRRSTEPFGGIHLIVCGDFLQLPPVSKEKDKAAFCFQSRSWRKCIHLNMELTEVRRQTDQSFISLLQAVRVGRVTEEVTAKLIKSAYHKIERDGILATRLCTHKDDVELTNDNKLQQLPGSVRVFEAVDSDPALVKTIDSQSPVSRLLQLKVGAQVMLTKNLDVQRGLVNGARGVVVDFQPGKLGLPRVRFLCGTTEALKPERWMFKAGGGLYLSRQQLPLKLAWAISIHKSQGMTLDCVEISLARVFERGQAYVALSRAKCLEGLRVMDFDPHVVRADPDVLHFYSKLRKERLLLQASMNEFVGKSNKANRW, from the exons ATGATGCAAGGGGACGACGGTGCCCAGCTCCAGTGCAGTGTCGTGGTGGAGCGCCTGAACTCCTCTGGCCAGGCCACCAAACGCCAAGTCATCCGGAAGGCAGCTGTTCTTCTCGGTCGCAACGAGTTCCAGGAGATAATCCTGCGCGTGCACAATGGCAAAGTGCCCGAAAGTTACACGCTCAAAGAGTTCCAGCTTTTTACCCGGTTTGCTAAGGATGGCAAGTGCACCGTTAAACTGCTCCCCGAAAACGTCCAAGTGCTCATCTCTGACTGCCCGCCCCACCTACTAAACATTTTCCTGAAGACCTTGAGTATCAAACACCAGGCCTGGCAGACTAGCAAACCTATGACAGACCGAGAGAAGCTGAAAGCCTGTCTGCCCCGCAGCTTCGAGACCATCAGCCCATTACAGCAGAAGGATGTACAGAAGGCCAATGAGCTGAGGAGCAAAGTGAATGCACCAGTGCTCTCTAAAGGTCTGGTAGTGAGGACTGGTAATAAGATGACTGGAGGACCACAGGGACAGCAGGTTAAGAGACAAAGGACGGACTGTGACTCTAGCCCA TTGAAGGCACTCCACCCAAGCAAAAAGCCCACCCTGTCTCTACCGGCGGCACGGAAGTTGAACAAAGAACAAGCCGCTGTCCTCAGTGCTGTGTTGAGTGGGAAGAATGTTTTCTTCACTGGCAGTGCAG GCACAGGGAAGTCCTTCCTGTTGAAGAGGATTGTGGGCTCTCTGCCGCCCAAGAGCACCTACGCCACGGCCAGCACGGGCGTGGCAGCGTGTCACATCGGGGGGACCACGCTACACAACTTTGCTG GTATCGGGTCAGGCTCAGCCCCTCTGGAGCAGTGTATAGAGCTGGCCCAGAGGCCCGGGGTCCTGCAGCACTGGACTAGCTGTCGCCACCTCATCATCGACGAGATCTCCATGGTTGAGGCCCAGTTTTTCGACAAGCTGGAGGCCATAGCCAG GTGTCTGAGGAGGTCCACAGAGCCGTTTGGAGGAATCCATCTGATAGTGTGTGGGGACTTCCTCCAGCTGCCCCCGGTCTCCAAGGAAAAGGACAAGGCCGCGTTCTGCTTCCAG TCTAGAAGCTGGCGGAAGTGCATCCATCTGAACATGGAGCTGACTGAGGTGCGCAGACAGACTGACCAGTCTTTCATCTCCCTCCTGCAGGCAGTGAGGGTGGGCAG AGTCACAGAGGAAGTCACTGCCAAGTTGATAAAGAGCGCCTATCACAAGATCGAGCGGGATGGTATCCTGGCAACCAGGCTTTGCACTCACAAGGACGATGTAGAGCTCACTAACGACAACAAGCTCCAGCAGCTGCCAG GGTCAGTGCGGGTGTTTGAGGCTGTGGACAGCGACCCTGCACTGGTGAAGACCATAGACAGCCAGAGTCCCGTCAGCAGGCTGCTGCAGCTTAAAGTGGGCGCTCAG GTCATGCTAACAAAAAACCTGGATGTCCAGCGTGGCCTGGTCAACGGGGCTCGAGGTGTCGTGGTGGACTTTCAGCCGGGGAAACTAG GGCTCCCACGCGTGCGTTTCCTGTGCGGCACCACTGAGGCGTTGAAGCCAGAGCGTTGGATGTTCAAGGCCGGAGGCGGGCTTTATCTGAGCCGCCAGCAATTGCCACTCAAACTGGCCTGGGCCATCTCTATCCACAAGAGCCAG GGCATGACGCTGGACTGTGTGGAGATCTCCCTGGCGCGTGTTTTTGAGAGGGGCCAGGCCTATGTGGCGCTGTCTCGGGCCAAGTGCCTGGAGGGGCTAAGGGTCATGGACTTTGACCCCCACGTGGTCCGTGCCGACCCCGACGTGCTGCACTTCTACAGCAAGCTGAGGAAAGAGAGGCTACTGTTGCAG GCTTCAATGAATGAGTTTGTGGGCAAAAGTAACAAGGCGAATCGTTGGTGA
- the LOC112226492 gene encoding cytochrome b-c1 complex subunit 6, mitochondrial, translated as MVFENKMIMNGEPDDEEEEAPAEEEGEEEEEEEDMVDPLETIRAKCEASEHCTHTRERLEACTARVGSRSHTQEECTEELFDFLHARDHCVAHKLFHNVK; from the exons ATGGTTTTCGAAAACAAAATGATAATGAATGGGGAGCCTGATGATGAG GAGGAAGAGGCACCggcagaggaggaaggagaggaggaagaggaggaagaagacatGGTG GATCCCTTAGAAACAATACGGGCAAAGTGTGAGGCGTCAGAGCACTGCACCCACACAAGGGAAAGGCTGGAGGCCTGCACGGCCCGAGTGGGCTCAAgatcacacacacaggaggaatgCACAGAGGAACTCTTCGACTTCCTACATGCACGGGACCACTGT GTAGCGCACAAGCTCTTCCACAACGTCAAATGA